The nucleotide window TGCTGTCGGTCTCGGTCGAGGGCGAGGACGTCACGGTCGGGGGGATACCGGCGCTGCGCGACCTGGCCCGCGAGCGGGCCGCCCGGGCCGAGGGGCTCGAGGAGATCCTCCGGGCGGTGCATCAGCTCGTCGACGGGCCGCGGGAGACCGACCGGTTCTCGTTCGGCTTCCTGGCCTTTCTCGGGTACGACGCGGCGCGGCACTTCGAGCGGCTGCCGTACCTGATCGAGTCGGGCGATCCGCTGCCCGACGCCTGCCTGGTCCTGCACCGCGGGCTGGTCCGCTTCGACCTGCGCGGGGGAGAGACCGAGCTGCTGCTGCACCGCGGCGACTGCTGGCCCGACGATCCCGCGGACGAGCTGATGACGCTGCTCGCCGGCTCGGCCGCCCGCGGCGTCGCCGGGCCCGGGCCGGACCTGCCGCCGCCGCTCGCGGTGAGCGACGACATCGACCGGCCCGACTACCACGACACCGTCGACCGCTGCCTCGAACACATCGCGGCCGGCGACATCTACCAGGTACAGATCGGCCACCAGGTCACCATCGACAGCGCCGCCGACCCGGTCGAGGTGTACCGCCGGCTGCGCGAGCGCAACCCGTCGCCGTACATGTCGATGGCCCCGCTTGTCGGCCGGACGCTGATCAGCGCGAGCCCGGAGCTCTTCGTCCGGGTCGAGGGCGGCACGGCAACGATGCGGCCGATCGCCGGCACCGCGCCGCGCGCGGCCGGCGGCGCGGGCGACGAGGAGATCGGGGAGCGGCTGCGCTCGGATCCGAAGGAGATCGCCGAGCACATCATGCTCGTCGACCTCTGCCGCAACGACATCGGCCGGATCTGCGAGCCGGACACGCTGCGGGTCACCGACACGATGTCGGTCGAGGCGTACTCGCACGTGCTGCACCTGGTGTCCTCGGTGGAGGGTGCGGTGCGCGCGGGGCTGGACAGCTACGCCGTGCTGGCCGCGCTGTTCCCGGCGGGGACGATGACCGGGGCACCGAAGATCCGGGCGATGGAGATCATCGAGTCGATGGAGCACAGCCGGCGCGGCCTGTACGCGGGCGCGTTCGGCCTGATCGGGCTCGGCGGCTACGTCGACCTGGCCCTGTGCATCCGCAGCCTCGTGCACGACGACGGCCGGTACACCGCGCGGGCCTCGGCCGGCGTGGTCGCCGATTCCCGGGCCGACCGCGAGTGGCGGGAGACCCTGGCCAAGCTGAGCGCCACCTACTGGGCGGTCACCGGAGAGGAATTGCTGTCATGAAGGTCTTGCTGGTCGACGCGTTCGACAGCTTCGTGCACATCATCCGGCAGTACCTGCTGAGCATCGGGGTGGATACCGAGGTGGTCCGCTCGGGCGAGCTGGGCGTCGGCGACGTCCCGGCCACCGGCGCCGGCGCGATCCTGCTCGGCCCGGGCCCCGGGCATCCGGACGACTCCGGCCACGTCGAGCTGGTGCGGGCGTACGCCGACCGGCTGCCGATCCTCGGTGTCTGCCTCGGCCATCAGGCCATCGGGCGCGCGTTCGGCGCCCGGGTGGCCCGGGCGTCGCACCTGATGCACGGCAAGACCAGCGAGGTGAGTCACGACGGGCGGGGCGTCTTCGCCGGCGTGCCCGACGGCTTCCGGGTCACCCGGTACCACTCCCTGATCGTCGACGGCGACAGCCTGGCCGGCACCGGCCTGCGGTGCAGCGCCGTCGCCGCCGACGACGGCTACGTGATGGCGCTGCGCCACGACACCCTGCCGGTCGAGTCGGTGCAGTTCCATCCCGAGAGCGTCCGCACCGAGCACGGCATGCGGCTGCTCACCAACTTCGTGAGCGGCGCGCTCGCCGTGGCGTGAGGTCAATCGGCGAGGCGCAGCACG belongs to Amorphoplanes digitatis and includes:
- a CDS encoding anthranilate synthase component I family protein; amino-acid sequence: MTIRSPRPRAAVRVTTERHVVPAGDPLAVYLALRERYGPDQVYLLESPAGPADDCRHAYVGFGELLSVSVEGEDVTVGGIPALRDLARERAARAEGLEEILRAVHQLVDGPRETDRFSFGFLAFLGYDAARHFERLPYLIESGDPLPDACLVLHRGLVRFDLRGGETELLLHRGDCWPDDPADELMTLLAGSAARGVAGPGPDLPPPLAVSDDIDRPDYHDTVDRCLEHIAAGDIYQVQIGHQVTIDSAADPVEVYRRLRERNPSPYMSMAPLVGRTLISASPELFVRVEGGTATMRPIAGTAPRAAGGAGDEEIGERLRSDPKEIAEHIMLVDLCRNDIGRICEPDTLRVTDTMSVEAYSHVLHLVSSVEGAVRAGLDSYAVLAALFPAGTMTGAPKIRAMEIIESMEHSRRGLYAGAFGLIGLGGYVDLALCIRSLVHDDGRYTARASAGVVADSRADREWRETLAKLSATYWAVTGEELLS
- a CDS encoding anthranilate synthase component II; translation: MKVLLVDAFDSFVHIIRQYLLSIGVDTEVVRSGELGVGDVPATGAGAILLGPGPGHPDDSGHVELVRAYADRLPILGVCLGHQAIGRAFGARVARASHLMHGKTSEVSHDGRGVFAGVPDGFRVTRYHSLIVDGDSLAGTGLRCSAVAADDGYVMALRHDTLPVESVQFHPESVRTEHGMRLLTNFVSGALAVA